In the genome of Apostichopus japonicus isolate 1M-3 chromosome 15, ASM3797524v1, whole genome shotgun sequence, one region contains:
- the LOC139980581 gene encoding tyrosine-protein kinase FRK-like isoform X2 produces the protein MENVTSGDEPVSQISTLPTDIPISTSPTLPELPTNDTISLHSNDSEDYYAASDRPIEQTGIFTEKDVCLILNIKKAKWYSRWMGTIPDSKGDKKYVMLTTVSEKVIRSKQIHWNEFIKRNIDLPTTKHLVNVEGIAVLQGRFHLVQELHVTETLESRLAKVSIRGETQIPMHLSEVIQLMDGILEGMNVIHSYGFLHPGLSTKKIILAGEGHIKLYDFCLAKDTRNIIIFNKSKLSRSLNNFAPEAMYRNEYSSPADVWSTAVVIWELLTGKLPFPPGQDGKDFGDLLAITPVETQVTKYEQLKNKLLFQCWHLPCPLRPTIPELRESYTKIFDRFKDDSYEIPRSDLYTSMTKTNPESDDEDYTDNYTVAS, from the exons TCCTACATTGCCAGAATTGCCGACTAATGATACCATTTCGCTACATTCTAATGATTCTGAAG ATTATTATGCTGCCTCTGACCGGCCGATCGAACAGACCGGAATTTTCACCGAGAAAGATGTCTGCCTGATTTTAAACATTAAGAAGGCTAAATGGTACAGCCGATGGATGGGAACTATTCCCGACTCGAAAGGAGACAAGAAATACGTTATGCTTACTACAGTGTCAG AGAAAGTAATACGAAGCAAACAAATTCATTGGAATGAATTTATCAAAAGGAACATTGACTTGCCAACGACAAAGCACCTTGTGAACGTCGAAGGCATTGCAGTGTTACAAG GTAGATTTCACTTAGTTCAAGAACTACATGTAACCGAAACTCTTGAAAGTCGACTGGCAAAGGTTTCTATCCGAGGTGAAACTCAGATCCCTATGCATTTATCTGAAGTAATACAGCTcatggatggtatcttagaggGTATGAATGTCATTCATTCATACGGG TTTCTTCATCCCGGTTTATCGACTAAGAAGATCATTCTGGCTGGTGAAGgtcatatcaaactttatgatTTCTGTCTTGCGAAAGATACCCGTAATATTATTATCTTTAACAAATCAAAG TTGTCGCGTTCCTTGAATAATTTCGCTCCGGAGGCTATGTAtcgcaatgaatattcatcacccGCTGATGTTTGGTCTACAGCTGTGGTCATTTGGGAGCTATTGACAG GGAAACTTCCATTTCCTCCTGGGCAAGATGGAAAGGACTTCGGGGATTTGTTGGCGATTACACCAGTTGAAACGCAGGTTACTAAATACGAACAATTAAA AAACAAACTTTTGTTCCAATGTTGGCACCTTCCTTGTCCGCTTCGACCTACTATTCCTGAATTGAGGGAGTCTTACACTAAG ATATTTGATCGTTTTAAAGACGATAGCTATGAGATTCCACGTAGTGATTTATATACTTCAATGACTAAAACCAACCCGGAAAGTGACGATGAAGACTATACTGATAATTATACCGTTGCATCATAA